The genomic stretch AGAGGTCCAGCTTCGCCTGCCCCACGCCGGGCTTGCCGCTGCGGTCCTGCTCGCCGCCGAGGCACTCGAGTGCATCCCTCAGCGCGGCCTGCAGCTCGGCGCTCTCGCTGCTCGCCTCGGTGAGCAGCCCGTCGCCGTTGAGGGGCGCCTGGTTCAGCGTCTGCACGGCCTCGCTCGCATCCGCCACGCTCAAGCTGTCCGCGCCCGTCTTGCCCAGGCTGCGCAGGAGCGAGCCCATGGCCTCGGCGAGCGCGCGCCCCTCCTCGCCGCGGGTGTCCACGGCGGACAGGGGCAGGGCCTCGGCGCCCCGCAGCAGGTCGTCCGGGTTCTTCAGCAGGCGGCCGATCCACTCGCAGGCGGCGATGACCTCCACCGCGCGGATGCGCCCGTCCCCGTCCGTGTCCAGCAGGCGCAGGGTGCGCGGGTCGATGTCGAGGGTGGCCGTGGGACACGCGAGCGCCACCCACAGCTTCTGGTCCAGCTGCCCCAGCGCGAGCAGGTCCGCGCCCGTGTCCAGGCGCACCTGATCGAAGCCGCCCGCGCGAAAGAAGCGCCAGGGGTGGGAGGGGGTCGCTGCGGCCGTCTTGCTCGTCATCCGGGGGTGTCTCCTTCGGGGCGCGCACGATGCCGGAGCGCGGGCGGGAGACTCCAGCACAAGAGGACGAAAAAGCCCCTACACGCCTGCCTGCCCACCAGGCCCCGGGGGCGCTGAACAGTGGGCGCGCCCGGGGGTACCACCCGCCTGCGCCCATGAAGAGCTTGGGCGCGATGGCACACTCTCTGGAGGGATTCATCGCGCGCGCCGAGCTGCTGCAGACGGGCGCGAAGGGACTGACCACGGCGAAGGTGGTGCCGCTCGCGCAGGGCTATGCGCTGCTGCCGGTGACGCAGGCGCTCGCGGACGAGGTGAACGGGGGCAAGGAGCGCACGGCCGCCTTCGAGCAGTTCTGGCGCCTCTCCGAGCGGCTCGCGCACCTGGCCGAGTCCTGGTCCGCGCTGGGGCCGGTGGCCTACGTGGAGACGGACTACGTGCGCGGCTCGGGAGTGCAGGCCTCGGTGGTGTGGGACGCGGGCACGCGGGTGCTGGACCCGAGCCGGGGCGCGGCGGGGCCGGTGAACTGGGCCCTGCAGCGCATCGGCGTGCAGTGCGACGAGGCGCAGGACGCCTTCGACACCCTGGGCCTCGGGCGCCTGCGCGAGACGGAGGCGTGGGCGCAGGAGGGCGTGGGGCCGCTCGCCGACGCGGACCTGCAGCCCGGCGCCTGAGCGTGCGCTGAAGAACGGGCCGCGAGGCCACTGGCCTCGAGCAGAGGCGTGAGCATGCTTGGCTGCCTTCCCCAGCGGAGGCCCCCATGTTCAACGCCATACTCCTGAAGAAGCGGGCGGACGGGACGACGGACGCCCAGGTCACGCAGCTCGACGACGCGCAGCTGCCCGAGGGCGACGTCACCGTGCGCGTGGACGCCTCGACCCTCAACTTCAAGGACGCGCTGGCCATCACCGGCAAGTCGCCCGTGGTGCGCAAGTTCCCGATGGTGCCCGGCATCGACGGGGCGGGCGTGGTGCTCGAGTCCTCGCACCCGGACTGGAAGCCGGGCGCGCCCTTCATCCTCAACGGCTACGGCGTGGGCGAGAGCCACCCGGGCTGCCTCGCGCAGCGCGCGCGCCTCAAGGGCGACTGGCTCGTGCCCCTGCCTCCCGGGATGTCCGCGCGCACCGCGATGGCCATCGGAACGGCCGGCTACACGGCCATGCTGTGCGCGATGAGCCTGCAGGAGCAGGGCGTGTCCAAGGACGAGGGCGAGGTGCTCGTCACCGGAGCCACGGGAGGCGTGGGCAGCATCGCGGTCGCGCTGCTCTCGGGGCTCGGCTACCGGGTGGTGGCCTCCACCGGCAAGGCGTCCGAGGCGGACTATCTGAAGTCGCTCGGCGCCTCCGAGGTGCTGGACCGCGCGCAGCTCTCCGCGCCGGGAAAGCCCCTGCAGAAGGAGCGCTGGGCGGGCGTCGTGGACTCGGTGGGCTCGCACACCCTGGCGAACGCGCTCGCGCAGACGCGCTACGGTGGCGCGGTGGCCGCCTGCGGACTCGCCCAGGGCATGGACCTGCCCGCGAGCGTCGCCCCCTTCATCCTGCGCGGCGTGCGGCTCATCGGAGTGGACAGCGTGATGGCGCCGCAGGTGCGCCGGCGCCTTGCCTGGCAGCGCCTGGCGGCCGAGCTGGACCCCGCGAAGCTCGCGCGCATCACCGAGGAGGTTCCGCTCGCCGCCGCGCTCGAGCGCGCCCCGGAGCTGCTCGCCGGCCGCGTGCGCGGGCGGCTCGTGGTGGACGTGAACGCCGACGTGAACGCCGCTCGCTAGCCCTCGGCGTTCCGCGCTCAACAGGGTCCTCCCGTCTTTCGGGGCTGGAGGGCTTGCCGCACGCCCCGTGCGCCCCCATTCCCTTCCGAGGGTGTGGGGCCGGGCGGGGACGGGGATGCACGTGGACGCGGACAGCGCGCTGTACTCCGCCTCGGCGGAGGGGGCCGAGGCGGCCTGGCTCGCGCAGTTCCACGCGGGGCACCGCGCCGCGCTCGAGCGCTGCTACCGCGAGTGCTACCCCAGCGTGGACCGCGCGGTGGGCCGGGTGCTCTCGGGCGCGGACCGCGAGAGCGTGGTGCACGAGGTGTTCTACCGCCTCCTCACCCGCGAGGAGCTGCGACGCTCCTTCCGCGGCGGCTCGCTGCAGGCGTGGCTCGCGACCCAGGCCGTGCACCTCGCGCTGGACCACGTGCGCCGCCAGCAGCGCGAGCGCGGCGTGCTGGCGAGCGTGCACGCCGAGGCGCAGCAGGAGCCCGCTGCCTCGGAGGCCGCCCCGGAGGCCTGGGCCGAGGCGCAGCAGGCGCGCGTGCTCGTGGAGCGCTTCCAGCGCGAGCTGCTCCCGCCGCGCTGGGCCCCCGTCTTCGAGGCGCGCTTCCTGCGCCAGCTCTCGCAGCGCGAGGCCGCGCGGGAGCTCGGGATGCGCCGCACCACGCTCGCCTACCAGGAGCTGCGCATCCGCGCGCTGCTGCACCGCTTCGCCGAGCAGCTGAGGAGGGAGCCGTGAACCCTGCCGCCCACGAGCGCTGTTCCGAGCGGGCTGCCGTCGAGCAGCACTTCGCGCGCCGGCTCCCGCCCCCGCGCGAGCGCGCCCTGCGCGCCCACCTGCCCACGTGCGGCGCGTGCCATCGCCACTACGAGCGCCTCCTCGTGCTCGAGCAACTCGATCCGCGCAGAGGGGGCGCAGCGCAGGCCCGGCTCGCCACCGCGCTGGGACTGCAGCGCCGGGCGCTGCCCGCGGGAACAGTGAGCGTCGCTGCCGCTGCGTGCGCGCTGCTGCTGCTCGGTGGCCTCGCGCTGCGTGCGGCCCGGGCGGACGAGGCGGGGTCTGCGGGTGTCGTTGCTGCGCGGAGCACGGACGCCACGCGTAGGAGCGAGGGCGCTACGTGGAATCCCTCGAGTGCGGGGGCTCTTGCGGCGCGGAACGAAGCTGCACGAGAACTCTCTTCGAATGCAGGGGTTGTTGCACGGGGCGAGGCCGCAGCACGGGTGTCCTCGGGCGCAGAAGCGGTCGCAGCGCGAAACACTGCAGCCCCCTCGCTGGAGGGTGCCTTCGCAGCGCGCGGCAGCGGCGCCCCGAGCGCGCCGGAGCTGCTGCGCGTGTACCGCATCGGCGCCGGTGCGGCGCCCGAGCCGGTGGAGCGCGAGGTGGACGCGCGCGACGAGCTCGCCTTCGGCTACGTGAACCCCGAGGCGAAGCGCTGGCTCCTCGTCTACGGCGTGGACGAGCACGGCCACGTGTACTGGTTCCACCCGAGCTGGGAAGACCCGGCCGAGAACCCCCGGGCCATTCCCGCCCAGCCCGGCGCGCAGGTGCACGAGCTGCCCGAGGCCATCTCGCACGCGCTCGATGGCCGGGCCCTCACCCTCTACGGCGCGCTGAGCGACGAGCGCCTCTCGGTGAAGCAGGTGGAGCAGCTGCTGCGCGAGCACAGGCCGCTTCCCGGCGCGCAGACGAGCGCGCTCGAGCTCGAGGTGACCCGGTGAGCCTCACGCCCCTCCTGCTCACGCTGCTCGCGGCCGCCCCCGCACCGGGCGCCCAGGCGCCGGCGCGCGCGAGCTTCGCGCTCATCGTCGGGGTGAACCGCAGCGTGGACGAGGACGAGGCCCCGCTGCGCTACGCGGACGACGACGCCGCGCGCTACCAGGACCTCTTCCGCCTCCTCGGTGCGCGCACCTATTTGCTCACCCGCCTCGACGAGAACACCCGCCGACTCCACCCGCAGGCCGCCGCCGAGGCGCGCGACCCCACGTGGGCGGAGTGGCAGCGGGCCGTGCAGCAGCTCGAGCACGACCTCGCCCAGGCGCGTGCGGCGGGCGTGGAGACGGTGCTCTACGTGGTCTACGCGGGCCACGGCAACGTGAAGAACGGCCAGGGCTACGTGAGCCTCGAGGACCGGCGCCTCACGGGACACGCGCTCGCCGAGGGGCTCCTGCAGCGCGTCGCCGCGACGCGGGTGCACCTCATCGTGGACGCCTGCTCCTCGTACTTCCTCGCCTACGGGCGCGGCCCCGGGGGCCACCGCCGCACGCTGGAGGGCTTCAGCGAGCTCACCCGGCTCGCGGACGACGGGCGGCTGGGGCTGCTGCTCTCCACCTCGAGCGCGCGAGAGAGCCACGAGTGGGAGGGCTTCCAGTCGGGTGTGTTCAGCCACGAGGTGCGCTCGGGCCTGTACGGCGCGGCGGACGCGGACGGCGACGGCCGGGTGAGCTACCGGGAGATCGCCGCCTTCGTCGAGCGCGCGAACGCGGCCATCGCGAACGAGCGCTTCCGCCCGGAGCTGCACGCGCGCCCGCCTCCGGCAGACGGAGAGGGCGCGGCGCCCTTGCTGGAGCTCGCGCGCGCCCTGCCCCACCGCATCGAGGTGGACGGGGGCGAGGAGGCGCACCTGGTGCTGGAGGACGCGCAAGGCGTGCGCCTCGCCGAGCTGCACAGCGGCGCGGGCCAGCGCACCTGGCTCGTGCGCCCCGCAGGCCGCGGGCCCTTGTGGGTGCGCCGGGTGGACGACGGGACGGAGTACCGCATCGGCGACACGCCGGAGGTGGTGCACCTCGCGCAGCTCACCGCGCAGCCGCCGCGCACGGCGAGCCGCGGCGCCGCGCACGAGGCCTTCGGCCGCATCTTCTCCCTGCCCTACTCGCGCGCCGAGGTGGAGCGCTACGCCTTCCCGCGCCCCCAGGGGCCCGCGCCCGTGCCCGAGCGCAGCCGCCTGCGGACGTGGGTGGGCTGGAGCGGCGTGGCCCTCTCGGGCGTGGGGCTCGGCGCGGGCGCACTGATGACGATGCGCGCCCAGGGCGTGCGCCGCGAGGCGCAGCCCGGCGACTCGCAGGCGACCTTCGCAGAGCGCAACGCGCAGATTGGGCAGCTCAACCGCAGCGCGGCGTGGCTCTACGCCGCCGCAGGCGCAGCCGGCCTCACGGGAGCCGCCCTGCTCCTCTGGCCAAGCAAAGAGACACGAGCCGTCCCAGTGGCCACCGGCAACACGGGAGGCCTCCTCCTGCAGGGCCGTTTCTGAGTCCTCTCAGAGGACTCCGGGCGAAGCCGCGTGAAGGTCCCCTCCCCCCCTGGGAGAGGGAAAGAGTGAGGGATAGATGCAACTCAGTGGCAAGTCCTACCTCTTCATGGCGTTCACGGCCGCTACCCTCGGCGCCTGCGTCGGAGCCCTTCCGCTCGGAGGCCAGGGCTGTCCCTGCGCCGAGGGATTCACCTGCTGCGAGCAGACGAACCAGTGCCTCCCCTCGGGCACCACCTGCCCTGCGGTCGACCTACCCCCTCCCGGAAAGGGAGACACAGACCCGCCCCCCACACAGCCCAACGCAAGCTGCGCCGAGGGCGGCTGGTGCTGGGAGAACCCGACGCCGCACGCGCGCTACCACCTCGCGGTGTGGGCCTCCGCGCTGACGGACGTATGGGCGGTGGGCTCCGCGGGTCTCGCCACGCACTGGGACGGAGCGCACTGGGAGGTCCACGACGCGGGCACGCAGGAGAAGCTCCTCGCGCTGTGGGGCAGCGGCGCCGCGGACGTGTGGGCCGTGGGCTTGAACGGTGCCGTCGTGCGCTACGACGGCCGCACATGGCAGGCGGTGCGCACGGGCAGCACGGCGCTGCTCCAGGCGGTGTGGGGCAGCGGGCCCGCAGACGTCTGGATTGCCGGGCACGCGGGCACGCTGCTGCACTGGAACGGCGCGGAGTGGCGCAGCGCCGCGGAAGGGCTCCCCGCGAGCGAGGACTTCGCGGGCCTGTGGGGTACGGGCCCCGAGGACATGTGGCTGGTGAGCGTGTCGGGCCGGCTCTGGCACCGGGAGGGCTCCACCTGGACCGAGGGCCTGCCCTCTGGAGCGCGCGCCGTGCGCCGCGTGTCCGGCGCGGACGGCGTGCTGTGGGTGCTCGACGAAGGGACGGAGGGCGGCCAGGTGCTGCGCTACGCCTCGGGCGCGTGGCACGCCGTCCACACGAGCTCCGCGCGCACGCAGCTCTTGGGCCTGCTCGCGCTCTCCGGCACCGAGGCCTGGGCCGTCGGCACGGCCGGCGCCGTGCGGCAGCTGGGGCCCAACGGCCTCCTGAGCGCGCAGACCATCGCCCCGGAGTCCCTGCAGTCCCTCTGGGGCAGCGCAGGGGGCCCGCTGTGGGCCGTGGGCGACTACGGCCAGATGCTCGAGCGCACGGCGTCGGGCTGGCGCGCGTTGCGCGAGGGTTCCACGCTCCTGCTGCACGCAGGCTGGGAGGCCGCGCCGGGGCGCGCGTGGGTCGCGGGGGGAAACGGCGCGCTGCTGCGCGAGGAGGCGGGGCGCTGGAGCTCCGTGGCCTCGGGCACCTCCGAGGAGCTCTTCGGCGTCTGGGCGGATGCCCAGGGCGAGGGCTGGGCCGTGGGCGCGGACGTCCTGGTGCGCTTCGGAGCGCAGGGAGCGAGCACGTGGCCGAGCCCGCTCGCGAGCGGCCGCCTCTACGGCGTGTGGGGCGCGGATGGCACCGAGGTATGGGCGGTGGGCGAAGCAGGGCTGCTCCTGCGCTTCGATGGCCAGCGCTGGAGCCAGGTGCAGAGTGGCACCACGGCCGCGCTGTACGGCGTGTGGGGAAGCGGGCGCGCGGACGTGTGGGCCGCCGGCGCTGAGGGCACGCTGTTGCACTACGACGGCGTGCGCTGGTCGCAGGTGACGCTGGAGCAGCCCTCCTCGGAGGCCTTCCTCGCGCTGTGGGGCAGCGGACCCGGGGACGTGTGGGCCGTCGGCAGCCACGGCACGTTGCGCCACTTCGACGGGCAGCGCTGGGACTCGCGCCTGCCCTTCAGCACCGGCGACCTCGTCTCGGTGTGGGGCACGGGCCCCGCGGACCTCTACGTGCTCGAGCAGGGCGATAGTGCAACCCTGTTTCATTTCGATGGCGAGCGCTGGACGCCGCGCACCGTGCCCTTCGGGGGACGGATGGGGGCCGTGTTCGGCGCGGGGGACGCACCGCGCGTCGCGGGCTCCGCAGGCGCCATCCTGCGCCTGCAGCGACGTTGACGCATTGGGAGCCCGCGAGTACGACGACGTCCATGGCTCCTCAGGATGACGATGCGCTGCAGCAGCGGCTCGAGCGTCTGAGCGCAGCGCTCGGCCAGGCCCCGCACTCCGCCGCGACGGAGCCCCCTCCCCCGCGCGACGGCACGCGCATGTTCGCGAGCGTCATGCTCGGGCTTGCGCTCGCCCTCATCGGCGCAGGGCTCCTTGCCGGCTCCTGGGCCGTCGGCCTCCCTGGCCTGCTGCTCGCCGTCATCGCTGCGGGACTGATGCTCACCGGCTCCGAGCAGACGCTGCTCGCGAGCCTCCCGGGAGGCATGGCTCCGAAGGACCCGCTGCGGCCGCGCATCGGCATGGGCGCGGAGGTCGCGGGCGACGCCGTGGTGGAGCCCGGCGCGACGGTGGAGATGGGCGCGACCGTGGGCCCGGGCGCCGTGGTGAAGAGCGGGGCGGTGGTGCGCATGGGCGCCACCGTGCACGCGCAGGCCGTCATCGAGGCAGGCGCGGTCGTCGGCTGGGGCGTGGACGTGCACGAGGGCGCCACCGTGGGCGAGCGCGCCACCCTGGGCGCCGGCACGACGGTGCAGAAGCGCGCCGTGGTGCCCGCGGGGATGCGGCTGATGCCGGGAGCGACGTGGTCCTCCGGTGCAAGCACGGGCGCACGCGCCCAGGCGGCAGCGGCCACTCCAGCCGCGGCGGTGGACCCGCGAGAGGCGCGCATCCGCGCCGCCTGCGAGCGCATCGAGGCGGAGCTGCGCCAGGCGCCCGAGAGCGTGCGCAGCTACCTCGGGGCCTCGGAGCAGACGGTGCAGGCGCTGCGCACGACCTGCCTCGGACTGCTCGAGCGCGAGCGCACGCTGCGGCGCGAGTGCGCCCCGGAGAGCCTCGCCTTCCTCGCCCAGGAGCGCACGGCGCTCGAGGCGCGCATCGCGGCGGCCCAGGACCCGAGCGTGCGCCGCTCGCTCGAGCAGGCGCTGGAGGCGCTGGATGCCCAGCGGCGTGAGCGCGGGCTCTTGCAGCAGAGCGCCGAGCGGCTGGACGCGGAGCTCACCCGGCTGATGTGGACGCTGGACGGGATGGGGACGCAGCTCGTGCGCCTGCGCAGCGCCGGTGCCGAGGCCGCGAGCGCGCCGGACCAGGCCGTGCTGCAGTCGATGCAGCAGCTGCACCAGGAGATCGACGCCATCACCGAGGCGCTCGAGCACGTGGCGCGCGGAGAGGAGAATGCCTGGCGCGCCGGCCCCATCGCCGAGGTCGAGGGCGCGCCCGAGGCCTCACCCCACCCTCGATCGCGCGAGCGCACGTGAGAACCTTTCCCATGAAGCGAATGACCTGGGCCATCGCCACGGCAGCACTGCTCTCGGCGTGCGCCCACGAACCTGCAGCGGCGCACAGCGCACCACGGCCGACGGTGGCGCTGAGCCACGGCACGCCCGAGGAGCGCCTCACCGCCGAGCAGCTCGAGCGCCTCTTCGGCCGCTATGACCTCTCGCCCTGGCTCTACACGCGCAGCATCGCGATCGACGAAGAGAGCATCCCGCACAGCCACCCGGTGCTGACGCTGCACACGCGCCACCTGCGCGACGACCTCCTGCTGCTCTCCACGTACGTCCACGAGCAGAGCCACTGGTACCTCGACCAGCACCGCGCGGCCACGGAGGCTGCGGTGGCCGAGCTGAAAGCACGGGTGCCGAGCCTGCCGGTGGGCTTCCCGGAGGGCGCCAACTCACTCGAGTCGTCCTACGAGCACCTGCTCGTCATCGCGCTCGAGGAGCGGGCGCTGCAGTACCTTGTCGGCGAGCTCCAGGCGAGACAGGTGATGGAGTTCTGGGCAGCGGACCACTACCGCGCGCTCTACCGCTACGTGCTCGACCACCGCTCGGAGGTCCGCCGCGTCATGCGCAAGAACGGCCTCGCGTCGCCGATCGACTCGCCCCGCTGAGGCGCTCCCAGCGATGCTTTCGCGGATCGCCGTCGCCAAACAGGGCCTGTTTATCGGGCACCGGATTCTGGGGCGATCTCATAGAGGGCCCAGATGGTGACCTTTCCATGGGGGTCAGCTGGCCACTCCTTCGACAGAAGAGTTTTAGCCAGTGCTGCATCGTGGAAAGCCAGCAGTCCATAGCCGTTCAGCCGCTCTGTGAGCGGCGCGAGTTGACCCGTCCACGGACCGCAGTTCAGCAGTGACGAGGTGCGTGTCTCGTCGGACAGGTCATGCCCGAGGAGTCGACAGTCAGGCCCCTCAGGAGGTGCCTTCTCTTGCTCCGCATCCAGGAACAGAAGGTGGTACTGGCACTCGCCCACGGCGCGGGGCAATTCCCGTAGAGCGTGCCGTGCGTCAGTGAGCGTCTCTACCTCGCGGGAGCCGCAGCCATCGACGTAGCTATTCAGCATGGCATCGAGCGTGCGCACTTCCTTGAGCTGCGGAAGGCCGATGAATTTGAGGTACCCAGACCAGCCAGGGTCTCCCTCGCGAAACGTGAAGCGCGTGCTCACCCACATGCGGGCCCAATCTCGCGATTCCGGGGAAGGTGCAAGCACCACCGTCGTCTATTCGCGCGGCGCGCAGATCGCGCAAACAGGTAGCCAGGCTGCACGCACGTATGGCGAGAACCAGGGCGGAAGTCCCCACACCACGCGCGGCGTGCCCGAAGCTGCGCTACTCCGCGCCCTCGTCCAGCAGCACGTCCGCGACGCTCACGCGGCCAGGGAGCACCTCGGTCACCGCGCAGGCCCCGGCCCCTGCGCGTTGGACGCACTGGGCGCAACCCTGCTCGTCCACAAGCACCAGTGCGTAGCGTCCCGGAGCAAGCGCGAGTGCATAAGTGTCGTGGTTCAGCTGGACTGAATCCGCATGGGCGGTGCCGAGCGATGCTTCAGGAAAGCTCAGGTACTCGCCGCCTGTGACGATGGAGAGCTGACACGTGTACGTCTCTGCGGGCGAGAAGCCGTCGCTCACGGGCACGGCTCGCAGCGAGACGCCGGGCGGCGAGATGTCGCAGTCCGAGAGACACCCCGGCGCGCAATTGCCCGTGCGCAGCGCCGCGCGGCCGGCCACGCCCTCGGTGATGCCGAGGTGCTGCGCCTCGCTCTCGGAGAG from Aggregicoccus sp. 17bor-14 encodes the following:
- a CDS encoding caspase family protein, producing the protein MSLTPLLLTLLAAAPAPGAQAPARASFALIVGVNRSVDEDEAPLRYADDDAARYQDLFRLLGARTYLLTRLDENTRRLHPQAAAEARDPTWAEWQRAVQQLEHDLAQARAAGVETVLYVVYAGHGNVKNGQGYVSLEDRRLTGHALAEGLLQRVAATRVHLIVDACSSYFLAYGRGPGGHRRTLEGFSELTRLADDGRLGLLLSTSSARESHEWEGFQSGVFSHEVRSGLYGAADADGDGRVSYREIAAFVERANAAIANERFRPELHARPPPADGEGAAPLLELARALPHRIEVDGGEEAHLVLEDAQGVRLAELHSGAGQRTWLVRPAGRGPLWVRRVDDGTEYRIGDTPEVVHLAQLTAQPPRTASRGAAHEAFGRIFSLPYSRAEVERYAFPRPQGPAPVPERSRLRTWVGWSGVALSGVGLGAGALMTMRAQGVRREAQPGDSQATFAERNAQIGQLNRSAAWLYAAAGAAGLTGAALLLWPSKETRAVPVATGNTGGLLLQGRF
- a CDS encoding MDR family oxidoreductase — its product is MFNAILLKKRADGTTDAQVTQLDDAQLPEGDVTVRVDASTLNFKDALAITGKSPVVRKFPMVPGIDGAGVVLESSHPDWKPGAPFILNGYGVGESHPGCLAQRARLKGDWLVPLPPGMSARTAMAIGTAGYTAMLCAMSLQEQGVSKDEGEVLVTGATGGVGSIAVALLSGLGYRVVASTGKASEADYLKSLGASEVLDRAQLSAPGKPLQKERWAGVVDSVGSHTLANALAQTRYGGAVAACGLAQGMDLPASVAPFILRGVRLIGVDSVMAPQVRRRLAWQRLAAELDPAKLARITEEVPLAAALERAPELLAGRVRGRLVVDVNADVNAAR
- a CDS encoding RNA polymerase sigma factor encodes the protein MHVDADSALYSASAEGAEAAWLAQFHAGHRAALERCYRECYPSVDRAVGRVLSGADRESVVHEVFYRLLTREELRRSFRGGSLQAWLATQAVHLALDHVRRQQRERGVLASVHAEAQQEPAASEAAPEAWAEAQQARVLVERFQRELLPPRWAPVFEARFLRQLSQREAARELGMRRTTLAYQELRIRALLHRFAEQLRREP